Genomic segment of bacterium:
GTGGACATCGATTGCTAATAGGTGAAATGAGTATTTTTGTCATTCTTTTTATCCTCGTGATTGGTATTTTACTTACGGCAAGTGTCGTGATGATAATTCAAGCACATCGCAAAATATCTGTTCAATATGGTAAACGGATTATCGGTCGTAAGGTCTATGGTGGTCAGAGCACCCATTTGCCTCTCCAGGTAAATATGGCGGGAGTCATACCGATTATCTTTGCCTCATCGCTTCTGGCTTTGCCGGCTACCTTTGTAACATTTCTGGGCACCCAACAGGCTGAATTTCTCACCTTCCTGTATAGACAATTAAATCCAGGTGGTGTTATTTATCATTTGTTAATGGCAGCGGGTATTATCTTTTTTACTTATTTCTATATCGCGGTCATATTTAATCCAACTGATGTCGCCGATAATATGCGAAAATATGGTGGTTTTATCCCTGGTATTCGACCAGGTAAACCTACTGCTGACTATATCGAGCGGATTCTTAAAAGAATTACCTTCGTAGGTGCTATATTTTTAGCCTTGATTGATTTTATTCCATCCGTAGTTATTCAATCAATGCATATACCTTTTTATTTCGGAGGAACTTCAATCCTTATTGTTGTTGGCGTAGCTCTGGATACGGTCAGACAAATTGAATCTCATCTTTTGATGAGACATTATGATGGATTTTTAAAGAAAGGTAGAATTAAAGGTAGATTTACATAATGCGATTAATATTTTTAGGACCACCAGGCGTAGGAAAAGGAACCCAGGCAGAGTTAATTTCTAAAAAGTTTGAAATTCCACAAATCTCCACCGGTGATATTCTACGCCAGGCAGTGAAAGAGCAAACAGAACTGGGTCTGCGTGCCAAAAAATATATGGATAAAGGCGAGTTAGTCACCGATGAAATAATTATAAATTTGATAAAAGGACGATTGTTAGAAGATGATTGCAAAGCAGGTTTTATCCTTGATGGATTCCCAAGAACTATTGCTCAGGCAGAAACATTAACCGCGACATTGAAAGAAATGGGTATATCCTTAGATGCGGTTATAGACTTGAAGGTAAATGATGATGTCGTAATTAAACGATTAACCGGCAGAAGGGTTTGCAAAGCCTGCGGTTCTAATTTCCATATCTATTATCAACCAC
This window contains:
- a CDS encoding adenylate kinase gives rise to the protein MRLIFLGPPGVGKGTQAELISKKFEIPQISTGDILRQAVKEQTELGLRAKKYMDKGELVTDEIIINLIKGRLLEDDCKAGFILDGFPRTIAQAETLTATLKEMGISLDAVIDLKVNDDVVIKRLTGRRVCKACGSNFHIYYQPPKNEFKCDKCGGELYQRDDDKEEVITRRLKVFKEQTAPLINYYKKINILKEVDTDAEIPLVFDRIMNVLEKNDYLKI
- the secY gene encoding preprotein translocase subunit SecY, with translation MQGLEAILNPFKVYELRKRILFTLGLLAVYRLGVAVPTPGVDGAALSFFFQQARGTIVGLLDLFSGGAFERFSIFALGIMPYISASIIMSLLQPVIPYLQRLSKEGDVGRKRITKYTRYLTLLIGLIQATGMSIWIQNMQTPDGRGFVLNPGIGFHIMTVMTLTTGTAFVMWLGEQITDRGIGNGSSLIIFTSIISRIPQAILQSGHRLLIGEMSIFVILFILVIGILLTASVVMIIQAHRKISVQYGKRIIGRKVYGGQSTHLPLQVNMAGVIPIIFASSLLALPATFVTFLGTQQAEFLTFLYRQLNPGGVIYHLLMAAGIIFFTYFYIAVIFNPTDVADNMRKYGGFIPGIRPGKPTADYIERILKRITFVGAIFLALIDFIPSVVIQSMHIPFYFGGTSILIVVGVALDTVRQIESHLLMRHYDGFLKKGRIKGRFT